GATGCGCGTGTGCCTGAGCCGCCTAGCCCAGCGAGATGCGGCGGGGTTTGTAGGCGTCAGACACGGCAAACGCGGTGCTCCTCTGGAGGACTAGTATAGGGCCATTAGAAAGTAAACAAACAGTCGACCTAGCGAGGCAGGCCCTTGTCGGACGAAACGACCGAACCCAAGGCGTCGGACCCGGGACGCATGATGAATGCATCTCACGCAGGCTCCGTAGGGCAACCATACCGTCGACTGCTACATATACAACATACTACGTACTTGTCATGTACACGCAATCCCGCCCCGTCTTCCGTGATGCGCAGTTTCGGGGTGAGACTGAAGTGCGTGCACtctgctcgacgcccgcttCGTgctcgcgacgacgcggaacGACCCACGATCTCGCATGAACTCGGATGGGAAGGCCAATTTCAACCCCGCGGTCATGTCACGGGCCAGCGGCGAGAGGGCAGAGGCGGGAACTGGATTGATCTTATGAACGGGGTTCAAGGTTGACGCCAACAAGACGCGTGCCCGCTGATAAAGCGAGTCAGTGGCTGCAACCCGTGTGGTTTAGGCTGAGGTGCCTAATTTTGGCACCGCGACTGCGCTGGGGCCTCTCCGTAGATTTAACGTAGGCAGGTCCTGCGAGCGAAGTCGTCATTGTTTTAGTGCCTCCATCATTAGTAGgtgtaggtacctacgtTAGGTAGTGGAGTGCAGTCCACTGGGGAGAGAGCCTCCAGTGGGAGGCGCATGGATCCATCCATTGATCCCCGCCCGTCCATTCAtcccacccacccatccataCTGGCAATCCGCCATTCCTCCGTGACCAAGTGACTTAGCACGCAGCCCAGACGAcgccactaccaccaccaccaccaccacaccccCTTCTCTGCCTTTGCTGTCGCTGCGGCCCCCCGTGAAAGCGCGCGAGGGAGAAACGGGATGCGTCGTCGCGACTCGTCCGCATCCAACTCTTCCAAAACAAccacagcgtcgtcgacctccaGCAAGCCTCGCGCCCCGCGCCCTGCGCCCATCAACCCCTTTGCTGGAGACAGAcgcaacgccgcccccaGACCGCCCTTTATCGCCATTCATCCGCCGCTGACGCACCcgccctcgctgccctcACCGAGGCATTCGTTGTtgcgacgcccgcccagcaaCCCGAatctcgctgccgccgccctcgccgccaccgccgcatcgtcgtccggCGTTCGCCAGCCGTTGCGTCCCAGGGACGGCAACTCCCAGAAGCAGCATCAACAAAATGTCCCGCTcctgacgccgacgaccaccacGCGCTCCACCATtgcgagcgccgccaggatGCCCGTCGGTGACAGACCGCGACAGCCCCAGCTGAGCGCTGCGGCCGCTCGCTCCGTCAACCGCACGCCAATCACCCCCAAGATTGCGGCCAAAACACAGACTCCCGTCACGCCTTTGGCGGCTCGGAGGCCGCAGAGCGTACATGCGCTCAGAGACGATGCCTCGACCCCTGCCCCTTCCGTGGTCGGCGTCAACAACATTACCCCTCGATCCGGCGCTCGACAGTCGCGCACCGacagcatcaacaacacACCAACCGGAACCCCCAATCCCGAACGGAGCTCTGATGGAAGTGTCAGCAGGCCAGGTCTGGGCGCTTCGAGTAACACCTACGATGGATCCAGACGGTCAGGAGACTCGCCGAGCGAGTCGGGCGACTCCAACAAGTTCTTCTACGCCAGCGATGCCAAGTCGATGAACCCAGCGGGCATCCAACGACCTGCATCAGTGCCTCAAAAACCAGTGACATTCTTCTACGCCAACGGAATAACGGTCGAGAAACAGCGCAACACGAGCCCGCCCTCGAACAGCATCGTTCCTGCACTTGCACCTGTACCGGAGCCTATGGGGAATAAATTCTTCTATGCAAATGGGGCTCCCGACCTGATCCCTATGCGACCGAATTTGTCCCACTCTGGCTCAGGTTCGACTGTGTCGGTCAATTCAAGACCTGTTCTCGCCCGTCCGGCCACGAGCCATACGGTTGCAGGCACGGCTGCTTCTGCCATTAATCGACCGCTGTCACCGGTCAAGACCTCGACTCCTACAACCCAGGCACTAAAAGGTAGTCCGTTGCCACCACTATCACCGA
This region of Purpureocillium takamizusanense chromosome 9, complete sequence genomic DNA includes:
- a CDS encoding uncharacterized protein (antiSMASH:Cluster_9.1~EggNog:ENOG503P2FZ), with the translated sequence MRRRDSSASNSSKTTTASSTSSKPRAPRPAPINPFAGDRRNAAPRPPFIAIHPPLTHPPSLPSPRHSLLRRPPSNPNLAAAALAATAASSSGVRQPLRPRDGNSQKQHQQNVPLLTPTTTTRSTIASAARMPVGDRPRQPQLSAAAARSVNRTPITPKIAAKTQTPVTPLAARRPQSVHALRDDASTPAPSVVGVNNITPRSGARQSRTDSINNTPTGTPNPERSSDGSVSRPGLGASSNTYDGSRRSGDSPSESGDSNKFFYASDAKSMNPAGIQRPASVPQKPVTFFYANGITVEKQRNTSPPSNSIVPALAPVPEPMGNKFFYANGAPDLIPMRPNLSHSGSGSTVSVNSRPVLARPATSHTVAGTAASAINRPLSPVKTSTPTTQALKGSPLPPLSPNQPSPTTSPPILPGSMVGNKRRVSIDAAPKLMHKGHSRAGSVPVTEPIAASSFAMSPNTPETVSPPLSPDASQRAMTMASILQAADELSERDDECLSSRGPQSPTKSTHMSDSVSELVANARRERKVQDLEITNASLEAINRTLERQLRKQTAELRRFRRLSRSGRISLASGVSSRVVSAALTDPPVDLTDLTEEESSQEEDSLDSLDDSDLSSEESTAADSASPNAKMAARRKRDEKRLQLDLSKHQELLIDSQKMNQSLKRCLNWTEDLIKEGQKALAYKVRVSDVHLGGRVLAPPDEEDEDNLSFVDDATTRIDTTGLELPWNKGPQDRDSGIELAK